DNA from Solenopsis invicta isolate M01_SB chromosome 4, UNIL_Sinv_3.0, whole genome shotgun sequence:
TTATCCGAGCTTTTTTTGAGGGTGCTTAACAGACGTGGCACTTCAAGTCACGCATTGGTGAGCACTTTCGTTTTTTCGTCAAGGAAGCTTATCGGTATGTGGTTAGGCTTTTATCGCGGATCATCGAGCACGAAAGAAAGTAATTACTTCTTCGGGTGCAATTAGCGGTGGGGCGTTCTCCTCGTCTTATTCGCGTTTTGCTTTGCCCCATCTTCTCGTTTCTTGCCATTATAAAAAACGCTTGATACATTTACATTACGATACATTTGCGTATATTCGAGTTACACAGGTAGAACGCAAGCAAACgcatatttctgaaaaatgtcaATAGTATGACAATGTCAGTTGTAAAATTTAGTATCATTGCTTCTCAATTTCTCCTCAATTCGCTGGTCAGAATTTGAAGGACAAGCCTTGTCATTCGACGTTCAAACTAAACTCACATTAAAAATGAGATGTGCTATATACTGTCACAGTCACATTCTGATTCTTTGAAATTGTGTACCGTTTCTTTCGGTATACAATATATAGCTTATGTTGTCATAAATTGGATTATATACAAATCACgatttagatttaattattaattattacttattaattgtaagttgaATTAACTTTCGagtgacttaaaaaaaattatcaattatcaatttattttgcgtttcaataaaaatacatacctatatttattattacagtgcaactttttcaaagtacgcTACATTGTTTAATCTGTAAGACCAATTATGGATATTCCATGTAAAAATCGATTTCCATGACttgttttcgaaattttatataatccaaaataaacatctaaaaaattgagttaattacttttttaattttttatacatatattgaacaGTTAGTTTTGTGAATGTGTATaagattttcttatttaatattactctGCTACAATTTTGTCATCTTTTAcacacattttcaaaattaagtattatacaaataaatacagagataaagtaaaatagatacttttgtattacaattttatttaaatatatctttaaatctgattttgttaataataggtcagaaaatttttttagtttgaaTACAAGTTTGCTTTTGATTAAACATATCACTCACTGAGAAGGATTTTTATTCCTAATTGATTTTGACGTATCTCGCCAATGTTAACGtcttaaaagaaattgaaaattacttATTAAGATATCATGTTGATTTAATTTTCGTTTCCTTAAAGATAGTAcacatacatttaatattacagcACAAGTTTTTCAAAGTACGCTACTTTGTTCAATTCTCAAGATCAATTATAGGCATTCCATGTACAAATTGACTTCTGTCTatgaatgtttcaaaaattttgtgtaaCCAAAATGATGATTATCTAAGACATTGAGTCAattagctttttatttttttcttattaaacagTTGGTTGGTTTTGTGACAGTATAAGATAATCttctgtatttaatattattttgccatagttttgtcttttttacgtgtttttaaatttacgtagATACAGATAGAGATAAAGTAGTATCGGCGTTTTGCTTtgcaatgttatttaaatatatcttttaatatgattttgttaataacaggccaatcaatttttttagtttgaaTACAAGTTTGCTTTCGATGCAAATATATCACTGACAAGGATTTTCATTTCTAGGTGagtttctgtaaaaaattataatatttgaaatttgtagcataaaagaAATTCTTCATATCTTGTGTCTAGACAATTAGTTTTGTGACTGtttgtcaaaatatataataaacagaaTAAGAAGTAAAATATGATAACATACCTTAGTTGTTACAGGAAGAAAAACAATTTGTGTCCTTTTCTATATCCGTAATGGGAATTGATAGTATACGGAAATTTAtctcatttatattatatgaatcAGATATATATAGATGATAtctatttgatataattaataattcgcCATTTCTAATCTTCATCCCAATTGGGAATTGCAATTGTATTGGATCATATGCAACAAGTTTCTTAAACAAAATGTAATCaatgacaataaaaatataacgctAAACGTCGTTGTCGACGACAACTGTTAGTAGAAtccaaatttctaaaatattatctgggatgtagaaaataattgtattcgGATATCTCACCTCCTTGGAAATAGTTCCATTAGTAACATCCGCGCATTTAATAGACGTTTTTGTAatatcgttaaaaaatattgcacatctGTCAGACGTTAAACTTAACGTTTGACCTTCCAATACCCTCACTTGAGTTTGTTTATTAGCCTGATTAATATCGTTTTCCTCACATTCTGTTAGCTTCGAAAGttcagttttatatattttgtttcccTCAATCTTAGCATAATAGAaatctaaaatataatacaaatgttaatcattacagaaattatgaaaatgtgaTGAGTCACTTGCAAGACATTTACGCTTTCATATGCAATTATTAGTATATAAAGTATATGtgcatgtaaataataataaagtaaaagagaagaataaaaataatattaaataaatgagtCATATCATTACATCTATAGAATTTGATGTTAGAATTAAAAACCGTATGATATAACAAAAGcacataaaaacaattttttctactaaaacaaaaaaaaaacaaatacttaCCTTTATCAATAATTGTCATACCGTATATACCGCCTGATAAATAGTAACTCTGATTTTCTATCACAAAATAAGGATTAGTAATTTTCATGAATTCATTTTCTATTCTGCACATTTTTGACGAACGTGCATTATATACCACTAGACCACCACTATCAAGATCTCCAAACAGTACCTGAATCGCAAATTGATTAGCACaagattatattatatgttgaaTGTTCCATTTTAATCAATCCACTCATACAGCACAAAAGTTTGCatcaatattgctgcaacgttgcaacattgTATGTTGCAGtgcaatattgcagaaacattaTTAAGATATGTAACATGAACTTAACATTGgtacaataatattaagaagAAAAAGTTGTGAAAATAAGTTGCTATGATATTTTATGTTTaggttaaatatttatgtatatttgcatattttttaaatcaagttttgttaaatattaatcaattttatacatattattaaataaactagtGCTTAAACGCAATACaagagatttattaaaatataaaatatataaaattgattatattttgtgtGTATGTTATTCAGGATTTAAACAGAAGAAAAGAAGTTATATAAACAGTTCAAAATATaagttgttaaaattattagaatacattgtatatttattaatgtttttaaaatttttgtcactTGTATATATTTGCCACAGATTGTATATCTAAATGTAAAAGAtcaactattataatattataaagtattattttttttagagttgACAATTATCCGTTTATCCGGATATTCGGATATCCGAGATAGAGATAGATCCGAGATTAAATATCCGATTGAAGCGGATATCCGGATCTTTCGGATCCAAATTTGAAGCCGTTCGGATCCAAACCattaaattgtttgttattcagatgattcttatagaaaaaagatctcattataaagataaatttttatttcttgacatAGAAcgaaaacataatatatagaacaaaaacataatatatagaagttttataataataacttcataacttaataatatttttttaattggtcaattaaACAAGTTAATTAAACAGATTCCGATTTTGGAACAGAAAGACAAGAACATCGACATTGGCAGGATCAAGGCAACATCTTTTTATAGTTACAGTGTTTCCACACGTGGAAAACACTCTTTCAGATCCAGCTGATGATGCGGGTATACTGAGATATTCAAGCTTGTCTGCGGAAGCCGTGCAATATTGCCATACCCAACTTCTCTTCTTTGACATAGTACACTTCTCAAACACTGATAAGTAGATTTTCGTTTTCTAAATGCCAATAACGCTGCCAGACAATGATAATTCAAAGCCGCGTGTTAGCGAGCTCAACCTTCGAACGGCGAGTGTGAGTGTCAACATAAACAGACACTGGCAATGTCAAGCTGGTACTTTTCGTTCTCTTTGTAACACAATTTTCAAATCCGGATCCGGATTTTTATACCAATTGTAAACTTTTTagataagatgaaaaaaaataatccggaTTGATTCGGATATCCGGATCTTCATATTCTATCCGAAATATTCGGATATAGAATCCGGATAATATCACTATCCGGATACTCGGATATCCGGATATCCATAGTAAAAGAtcaactattataatattataaagtattattttttattccaagcagtagaaaataattttttaatgtttttaaatgtttgtttctcattaatatttattttcttaactaattttctgaaaaatatttatttaaaatttatttaattatttttcattgaatatactatacatttaaagtaatgatttctttaaaatgttttttaaacattaatttaatattgtttaaatatttatttttataaattaattacttgagaaaatgatttcagtaaatatttgtataacttttacatactatttttttcaatacttacAAGGAACCTTTTGGaggtgtccgcctcagatttagaCGAGTCTTTATTACGTATACAGTACAgatataagagatagaaaaaaatgttttaattgaaagattttgcttataaaaagaaataaaaattctcaaaagAAAAGGTAACTGATTGGgaaag
Protein-coding regions in this window:
- the LOC105196738 gene encoding major royal jelly protein 1, with protein sequence MRCFVYVISILSIATTSFGKLHVDYQWKYIDLLWESEQQKQEAIDTGRYNASRYFLFDVDKAPDGRVFVTSVRIFDGIPVSIMTVTEKQGEGGLLLRPYPDWSWYKDDCKGIKDGSCQIQIKCNHLFIVDDGKTGDNLLYYCPAQLLIFDLSTDKLVKRVEIPDHLISNKTGYGSLCSIEIIVPDCRNVKDNVIVLFGDLDSGGLVVYNARSSKMCRIENEFMKITNPYFVIENQSYYLSGGIYGMTIIDKDFYYAKIEGNKIYKTELSKLTECEENDINQANKQTQVRVLEGQTLSLTSDRCAIFFNDITKTSIKCADVTNGTISKEKLVAYDPIQLQFPIGMKIRNGELLIISNRYHLYISDSYNINEINFRILSIPITDIEKDTNCFSSCNN